ATTGCTGCGCGTACCTGCCTACAAGCAAAATAAGCCTAACGTCCTTCATCGCATCCAACAACTTGCTATGCCACAACGGAGCACATTCGGGCCGCGGAGGCAGATCGCCCGATTTGCCCCTGCCCGGATAACAAAAACCCATCGGCATCAGGGCAAATTTTTCGGGATCGTAAAAGGTGGCCTTGTCAACGCCCATCCATTCACGCAAATTATCGCCGCTTTTATCGTTCCAGGGAACTCCTGTTTCGTGGACAATTCGGCCCGGTGCCTGTCCGATAACCACAATTCTGCTTTTGCTGTGTGCCGCAATTACTGGTTTGGGGCCTAAGGGAAGGAATGCTTCACAGACTTTACAGTTCCGTATTTCGCGTAACAATTCATTCATTTCCTTGATCAGTTCCGGAAAATCACAACGGTATCCGGACCGGAGTTATTTGATGACAAATTGGCGGATAATGGAAAACCGGTCAGTTTATTCCTGCCTTCTCGTACGGAATTCCGCAGGCATCGGCAACCCCTCTTCCATAATTCGGATCGGCTTTAAAACAATTTCCTATGTGGCGGATTTTGATATGTTCTTCCACACCGTTCATATTCCGCGCCGTATTTTCGAACAACCGTTGCTGTGCATCGGGAGTCATCAGCCGGAATAGTTTGCCGGGTTGCTCATAGTAGTTGTCATCGTCTTCACGGAAGTTCCATCGTTTGATATCACCGCTTACTTTCTGGGTCGGCTCATCGTGTTCGGGTTGTTCACGCCAGATGTTGTAGCTGTTGGGTTCGTAATGCAATGTTGCGCCGTGGTTCCCGTCAACACGCATCTGTCCGTCGCGGTGGAACGAGTTGTAGGTGTGCGTAGCCCCC
This portion of the Petrimonas sulfuriphila genome encodes:
- a CDS encoding uracil-DNA glycosylase family protein; translated protein: MNELLREIRNCKVCEAFLPLGPKPVIAAHSKSRIVVIGQAPGRIVHETGVPWNDKSGDNLREWMGVDKATFYDPEKFALMPMGFCYPGRGKSGDLPPRPECAPLWHSKLLDAMKDVRLILLVGRYAQQYYLRDTAKATLTETILLFDVYLPDYFPLPHPSPRNNIWQAKNKWFTEKVLPELKTRVKAALI